TGCCAAACCCTGGCACGTGTGGTTACGCTCGACATCACATCGATTGCGCTCGATCTGCTCGGACACCAGCTCCTGAGCGCCCCGATGGCGGGCTTTACCGCGAAGGCAGCTGGTCTCGCCCGATGGAGCCAAGTGGCCGAAGCGGTGCAGATGGAACTGGCTGAGGTGGGCCTTACCCAGGATCTGATCCAGCGCAACCTCGGGGCCACTCAGAGGGCCTATGATGCCGCCCCTTGGGTGGGTCTCTCGGAGCCACGGCCAGCACCGGCCACCGGCGTACGCCGGCCATTTGTCATTCCGCGCCTCCCTGCCCGCATAGCCACACCGGTCATCAGCGCCGAGGCCACGAGCCTGCTGCGCACCACCGACGGCTGGCGCGTGTACCGCCCGATCATCGAACGGCGGCTGTGCACGCGCTGCTTCATCTGCTTCGCCCTCTGCCCTGAGGGCGCGATCCAGCTCGATCTTCAGAACTATCCGGTCATCGATTACGCCCACTGCAAGGGATGCCTGGTGTGCCTGACCGAATGCCCGCCTAAAGCGATCAGCCAGCTGCGCGAGGACGCTGCATGACGCGCGAACTCCTCACCGGAAACGCCGCCGCCGCATGGGGGGCACGCCTGGCAGAGGTCGATTACATACCGGTCTACCCGATCACCCCGCAGACCGAGGTCATCGAAGCCCTGGCCCAGTGGGTGGCAGAGGGTACCCTTGCGGCGCGTCTAGTGACGATGGACTCGGAGCACTCAATGCTCACGGCTGCGGGTGCCGCCGCCGCCACCGGGGCACGTGTCTTCACCGCCTCGTCGAGCCAGGGGTTGGTCTACGGCCTCGAGATGCTCTACACCATCGCCGGATGGCGCGTGCCGCTGGTGCTGCTGAACGTGTCGCGTGCGCTCGCCGCACCGATCACGCTC
This genomic window from Candidatus Binatia bacterium contains:
- a CDS encoding 2-oxoacid:acceptor oxidoreductase family protein, whose product is MKLASRIVSRALFLGGLNVQDSPLYGAERRGAPVVAFTRFSQGPIHERGYIEKPDMAVLMDPSLLTHPEAAVLAGLEDTSLLLVNSTHTEHDLRERCQTLARVVTLDITSIALDLLGHQLLSAPMAGFTAKAAGLARWSQVAEAVQMELAEVGLTQDLIQRNLGATQRAYDAAPWVGLSEPRPAPATGVRRPFVIPRLPARIATPVISAEATSLLRTTDGWRVYRPIIERRLCTRCFICFALCPEGAIQLDLQNYPVIDYAHCKGCLVCLTECPPKAISQLREDAA